The following proteins come from a genomic window of Macadamia integrifolia cultivar HAES 741 chromosome 14, SCU_Mint_v3, whole genome shotgun sequence:
- the LOC122061310 gene encoding probable magnesium transporter NIPA4 — protein MFTSLTILASVIMFKDWDRQNPTQIVTEMCGFVTILSGTFLLHKTKDMVDGPLISRLSLSKHSDMDGLDPEGIPLRCPESLRSP, from the exons ATGTTTACATCATTAACCATTTTGGCCAGTGTGATCATGTTTAAG GACTGGGATCGGCAAAATCCAACACAGATTGTCACAGAAATGTGTGGGTTTGTGACTATTCTGTCTGGGACGTTCCTTCTTCACAAAACCAAGGACATGGTGGATG GTCCATTGATCTcccgcctctctctctctaagcacTCAGATATGGATGGGTTAGATCCTGAAGGCATCCCCCTTAGGTGCCCAGAATCTTTGCGGTCGCCGTAA